A part of Onthophagus taurus isolate NC chromosome 7, IU_Otau_3.0, whole genome shotgun sequence genomic DNA contains:
- the LOC111426979 gene encoding leucine-rich repeats and immunoglobulin-like domains protein 1, whose protein sequence is MWWLLWMLWWCGTSAVPAPGPDPWKCPEISHPPIVECSCDMPHTLRCTGDSTAMEIIGRRLKDLDTAYVSLLDCTVQNFTKLPGLLLKGVALHGLVISSGEISEIHRSAFEGLSAPLQALGLPNNQLTTVPTEALKSLPELDRLDLSGNRLRVLSETSFYGLKNLSFIELSNNIIWKIHPDCFNKRFLPQLRTLRLRNNKLNITSISYLSSFEILEELDLSNNNLIGPLKLDTFPNMDLIRDLQLSHNSFSSIKMGALKKFYNLKILSLHHNQIDVLEDHAFVNLTNLTNLDLAHNRIVAVSGASLAHLTNLIDLDLRHNFLRALTADVIIPLRRLETLKLDENDISIIASDALRATTVLKRLSLSDNPLNCDCSLVEFAAWLSNSTLKQEDKESAICTTPPSLENALLIDINLKDLLCGEEEENQSPIKIKINLENYIFNGEEIFLQWFIEEKAAPYSCDAIFVYEDEGDNEVLLESNDLKCNSTNMLDSRFLNVTVPNVKNLIQNHKYRYCVVLIGSPQNTDELSLILGCSEIIPLIKNVNVNPTLHQELYKNQHISPKVIGIDANFTSIGNLAINVNIQPIKNQKQCELNIVIFELDDFNVLFQHKINCSSPKYTFSGLQDNSYKICVNIIYNSSPSLFIERLNQQNKQKQSCVTVFKEEIKNRKISTLDVAFVTSFLVLTFTVLVIIWAVRKILLRPKLHHHHHHQTHHQCFLPPPDLDEQQRQHNRYVKLQATTKL, encoded by the coding sequence gaAGAAGATTAAAAGATTTAGATACCGCTTACGTTTCCTTATTAGATTGTACAGTACAAAACTTTACGAAATTGCCAGGTCTTCTATTAAAAGGAGTCGCCTTGCATGGTCTAGTCATTTCATCTGGTGAAATATCAGAAATTCATCGTTCGGCATTTGAAGGTCTTTCAGCGCCGCTTCAAGCATTAGGTTTACCCAATAATCAATTAACAACCGTACCAACGGAAGCGTTAAAATCACTACCGGAATTGGATCGACTTGATTTATCTGGAAATCGACTTCGTGTGTTATCGGAAACGTCATTCTACGGGTTAAAAAATCTTTCGTTCATCGAACTTAGCAATAACATAATATGGAAAATACATCcagattgttttaataaacgtttttTACCGCAATTAAGAACGTTGCGATTACGAAATAACAAATTGAATATAACATCGATTTCGTATTTATCGTCGTTTGAAATTTTGGAGGAATTAGATTTgtccaataataatttaattggaCCGCTTAAATTGGACACATTTCCCAACATGGATTTAATTCGTGATTTACAATTATCACATAATAGTTTTAGTAGCATAAAAATGGgagctttaaaaaaattttataacttaaaaattttatccttACATCATAATCAAATTGATGTTTTAGAAGATCACGCTTTCGTTAATTTAACGAATTTAACAAATCTAGACTTAGCACATAATCGAATTGTAGCCGTTTCCGGAGCTTCATTAGCacatttaacaaatttaatcgatttagatttacgacataattttttaagagcttTAACGGCTGATGTAATTATCCCATTAAGACGATTGGAAACGTTAAAACTTGATGAAAACGATATTTCAATAATCGCAAGCGATGCGTTACGCGCAACAACAGTTTTAAAACGATTATCATTATCCGATAATCCATTAAACTGCGATTGTAGTTTGGTCGAGTTCGCTGCGTGGCTATCAAATTCAACGTTAAAACAAGAAGATAAAGAAAGCGCAATTTGTACAACTCCTCCTTCATTAGAAAACGCGTTAttaattgatattaatttaaaagatttattatgCGGCGAAGAAGAAGAGAATCAAAGtccgattaaaattaaaattaatctcgaaaattacatatttaatggcgaagaaatttttttgcaatggTTTATTGAGGAAAAAGCAGCCCCTTATTCGTGTGACGCAATTTTTGTTTACGAAGATGAAGGTGACAACGAAGTATTATTAGAATCAAacgatttaaaatgtaactCAACGAATATGTTAGATTCgagatttttaaatgttacagTTCCAAATGtaaaaaacttaattcaaaatcataaatatcGTTATTGTGTTGTTTTAATTGGATCACCCCAAAATACCGATGAGTTATCATTAATTTTGGGTTGCTCCGAAATAATTCCTTTAatcaaaaacgtcaatgtAAATCCAACCTTGCATCAAGAACTTTACAAAAATCAACACATATCACCGAAAGTGATTGGAATCGACGCTAATTTTACATCAATTGGAAATTTGGCTATAAACGTCAATATTCAaccaattaaaaatcaaaaacaatgCGAATTAAACATCGTAATTTTCGAATTagatgattttaatgttttatttcaacataaaataaattgtagtAGCCCGAAATATACTTTTTCGGGTCTACAAGATAACTCTTATAAAATTTGCGTTAATATCATATATAATTCATCACCTTCATTGTTTATCGAacgattaaatcaacaaaataaacaaaaacagaGTTGTGTGACagtttttaaagaagaaattaaaaacaggAAGATTTCAACTTTAGACGTTGCTTTTGTGACATCATTTTTAGTATTAACGTTTACTGTTTTGGTGATAATTTGGGCggtaagaaaaatattattgcgaCCGAAATtgcatcatcatcatcatcaccaaACGCATCATCAATGTTTTTTACCACCGCCCGATTTGGACGAACAGCAAAGGCAGCACAATCGATACGTTAAACTTCAAGCGACAACAAAACTGTAA